Proteins found in one Kangiella sediminilitoris genomic segment:
- a CDS encoding MaoC family dehydratase: MNKANTGRFFEDFSLGQVLEHPIPRTITEADASLYLALTGNRFSLYCNKEFAFQLGYSKQPLDNMLVFHIAFGKTVNDISLNAVANLGYAEVEFLLPVFVGDTLSVVSEVIGLRENSNGKTGIVYVHSRAMNQEGYPVLSWKRWVMVHKKEKGMHNTYAVEPQLKNSVGFGALSIPEELNIQSYDDRYSGEAYRLDDYDNREWIDHKNGLTIDNSEHTMATKLYQNDAKVHFNNHQMENTPHQQRLVYGGHIISLCRNLTQNGLANAQWIAAINGGSHLNPSYAGDTIYAVSQVLKKQELGSGIGALRLRTLGFKNADWEELKPLYEKAVESKSKLSSDFVLDLDYTVLIPS; encoded by the coding sequence ATGAACAAGGCAAATACTGGACGATTTTTCGAAGACTTTTCTCTGGGACAAGTCTTAGAGCATCCAATTCCAAGAACCATTACCGAAGCAGATGCCAGTTTATATTTGGCACTAACGGGGAACCGTTTCAGTTTATATTGTAATAAAGAGTTTGCTTTTCAGTTAGGTTACTCCAAACAACCTCTGGACAATATGCTTGTTTTCCATATTGCTTTCGGAAAAACCGTCAACGATATTTCGTTAAATGCAGTAGCGAATTTGGGCTATGCGGAAGTTGAGTTTCTACTGCCGGTTTTTGTCGGGGATACTCTCAGCGTCGTATCCGAAGTTATCGGTCTCAGAGAAAACTCTAACGGAAAGACCGGAATTGTTTATGTCCACTCTAGAGCCATGAATCAGGAAGGTTATCCTGTATTAAGCTGGAAACGTTGGGTCATGGTTCACAAGAAAGAAAAGGGTATGCACAATACTTATGCCGTTGAACCCCAGTTAAAAAATAGCGTTGGTTTTGGTGCGCTTAGTATCCCTGAAGAATTAAATATCCAGTCTTATGATGATCGATATAGCGGGGAGGCCTATCGGTTGGATGACTATGACAATAGAGAGTGGATTGATCATAAAAATGGTTTGACGATTGATAATAGCGAACACACCATGGCGACTAAGCTCTATCAAAATGATGCCAAAGTACACTTCAATAATCATCAGATGGAAAACACGCCACACCAGCAACGTCTGGTCTACGGCGGACATATTATTTCTTTGTGCCGTAACCTTACACAGAACGGGTTAGCTAATGCTCAGTGGATTGCAGCGATAAATGGTGGATCACATCTAAACCCAAGCTATGCGGGTGATACTATTTATGCCGTTTCTCAAGTATTAAAGAAGCAGGAGCTGGGAAGTGGTATTGGCGCTTTACGCCTAAGAACTTTGGGTTTTAAAAATGCTGACTGGGAGGAATTAAAACCGCTTTATGAAAAAGCTGTTGAATCCAAAAGTAAGCTGTCCTCTGATTTTGTTTTGGATTTGGATTACACCGTCCTGATCCCAAGCTAA
- a CDS encoding efflux RND transporter permease subunit, whose amino-acid sequence MVKQYDTHSGIIAWFARNPVAANLLMIFIIVTGVMALFGLRQQVFPDIVTNSVSVQVPYPGAAPQEVEEGIVILIEENIKEIEGIKEIRSTASEGSGSINIEIEDNYEVSDVMDEIKVRIDAIPNFPDLAERPVIYENRMQRQVMRLNVFGDANERTLKEYANDIRDELLTLPNVGLVEVQGARPYEVGIQVSDYQLRKYGLTLQDVSNAIRSHSLDLPSGTIKTLGGDILVRTKNQAYDAYDFAKIPLITREDGTTLLLADIAAIDDGFAEWNFLSRFDGKPTVSLRVRSSLESDDLLIANQIYDYLDQKTQTLPAGISVDAWADGTYYLEGRLDLMQRNMFAGVLLVFLVLALFLRFKLAFWVMIGIPLCFLGSFALMYIYPGFAMTINMITLFGFILVLGIVVDDAIIIAESAWASIEEKGHSIDSVVEGSKRVAVPATFGVLTTIAAFYPMLSLSGPWSNAMASIGLVVMFCLIFSLVESKLILPAHLAHMKLNKIEDTKNPKIKAVKNFFRTIRLKVKESLSRFINNVYKPGLTRLLKYRGLTIIGFICLLFVSTVGFIGGGWVKTSMFPQIPNDGVFVEIKMAEGATAEQAMDNIQVVWEKLNELHEEVEAEHGIGVYQHAFMWTRENTGAYMWTELVKSENLPIHQYKLIDQWRDMVGTLPAIEEISFGGGGGGPGGDGVGYRLIGTDIDELQIVTEKIRAKLAEYDGVYDISDNLSGGKEEIVVEVKPHGYNLGLTTQGLSQQVRNAFYGSEAQRFLRDNEEVKVFVRYPLEDRRSIGNLEQMPIRTPSGEYVTFTDVADYKVQEGFSRISRIDGVRANGISADVSPQATITSGEINEDMMQNVIPKILAQHPTVKLELGGSSEDAQKIQTELFVGAIIALILIYGLMAIPLRSYSKPVVVMSAIPFGIIGAMVGHLILDLNLSMFSFFGLIALSGVVVNDSLLMVDFIGRARAEGMSRIDAAVNAGTRRFRAIILTSLTTFFGLLPITTETSLQAQLVIPMAVSLAFGIVFATVITLIWVPCLYVFLGGIKDWFLKRDPKSLENKQKEAYESN is encoded by the coding sequence ATGGTTAAGCAATACGACACACATAGCGGAATTATTGCATGGTTTGCTCGCAACCCTGTTGCTGCGAACTTATTAATGATATTTATAATTGTCACTGGTGTAATGGCTCTATTCGGTTTGCGCCAGCAGGTCTTTCCTGACATCGTGACTAACTCCGTCAGTGTCCAAGTCCCCTACCCTGGAGCAGCACCACAGGAAGTAGAAGAAGGAATCGTCATACTGATTGAGGAAAACATCAAAGAAATAGAAGGCATCAAAGAGATCCGCTCTACAGCCAGTGAAGGCTCAGGGAGTATCAACATCGAAATCGAAGATAACTACGAGGTTTCAGATGTAATGGACGAAATCAAAGTAAGGATTGATGCCATCCCTAACTTCCCAGACCTTGCCGAGCGACCTGTAATTTATGAAAACCGTATGCAGCGGCAAGTCATGCGACTCAATGTTTTTGGAGATGCTAACGAAAGAACGCTGAAGGAATACGCAAATGATATTCGTGACGAGCTTCTTACATTACCTAACGTTGGTCTTGTTGAGGTACAAGGTGCCAGACCTTATGAAGTTGGAATTCAGGTCAGTGATTATCAATTAAGAAAATATGGTTTAACGTTACAAGATGTATCGAACGCTATTCGCAGTCACTCTTTGGACTTACCAAGCGGAACCATTAAAACCTTAGGTGGAGATATCCTGGTAAGGACCAAAAACCAAGCTTATGATGCTTATGACTTCGCTAAGATACCTTTAATCACTCGTGAAGACGGAACAACACTTCTATTAGCCGATATCGCTGCTATTGATGATGGCTTTGCTGAGTGGAATTTCTTATCAAGGTTTGATGGCAAACCAACAGTAAGCTTGCGAGTTCGTTCCTCTCTAGAGTCAGACGACTTACTCATAGCCAATCAAATATACGATTACCTTGATCAAAAAACGCAGACACTTCCCGCAGGTATTTCCGTGGATGCATGGGCGGACGGCACCTATTATCTCGAAGGTCGTCTAGATTTAATGCAAAGAAATATGTTTGCAGGTGTACTTCTAGTATTTTTGGTCCTGGCTTTATTCTTAAGATTCAAGCTCGCATTCTGGGTAATGATTGGTATCCCCCTATGCTTCCTGGGTTCATTCGCTTTAATGTATATCTATCCTGGCTTCGCCATGACCATCAACATGATCACCCTGTTCGGATTCATACTGGTCCTGGGGATTGTGGTCGATGACGCCATTATTATTGCTGAAAGCGCATGGGCATCCATCGAGGAAAAAGGTCACAGTATTGACAGTGTGGTGGAAGGTTCTAAACGAGTCGCCGTTCCAGCAACATTTGGTGTCTTGACCACGATAGCAGCATTCTATCCTATGCTTTCGCTTAGTGGGCCCTGGAGTAATGCGATGGCCTCGATAGGTCTGGTCGTCATGTTCTGCTTAATATTCTCATTGGTTGAGTCAAAGCTGATTTTGCCGGCTCACTTGGCTCACATGAAGCTAAACAAAATTGAGGATACTAAAAATCCGAAAATTAAAGCAGTTAAAAACTTCTTCCGCACAATAAGACTGAAAGTTAAAGAATCGCTTTCGCGCTTCATCAACAACGTCTATAAACCAGGGTTAACACGCCTGCTTAAATATAGGGGCTTAACCATCATAGGCTTTATCTGTCTGCTATTTGTTTCAACTGTCGGATTCATAGGTGGTGGTTGGGTCAAAACCTCTATGTTCCCTCAAATACCAAATGATGGGGTATTCGTAGAAATAAAAATGGCTGAAGGTGCAACAGCTGAACAGGCGATGGATAACATTCAAGTTGTATGGGAAAAGTTGAACGAGCTTCATGAAGAAGTAGAGGCTGAGCACGGTATCGGTGTTTACCAGCATGCATTTATGTGGACTCGTGAGAATACTGGAGCCTACATGTGGACTGAGCTGGTTAAGAGTGAAAACCTCCCTATTCATCAGTACAAGCTTATCGACCAATGGAGAGATATGGTTGGTACTCTTCCCGCCATTGAAGAAATAAGTTTTGGTGGCGGTGGCGGCGGTCCCGGCGGTGATGGTGTGGGCTATCGACTGATTGGTACCGACATAGATGAACTTCAAATTGTCACTGAGAAAATCAGAGCTAAGCTTGCTGAGTATGATGGTGTTTATGATATTAGTGACAATCTATCAGGCGGCAAAGAGGAAATTGTTGTAGAGGTTAAGCCTCATGGCTACAACTTGGGCCTAACTACTCAAGGTCTATCGCAGCAGGTTCGAAATGCATTTTATGGCTCAGAAGCACAGCGCTTCTTAAGGGACAATGAAGAAGTTAAGGTCTTTGTTAGATACCCATTAGAAGACCGTCGCTCAATCGGTAACTTGGAGCAAATGCCTATTCGTACTCCTTCAGGAGAATATGTAACTTTTACTGATGTTGCAGACTATAAAGTTCAAGAAGGTTTTTCTAGAATTTCGCGAATAGACGGAGTCAGAGCCAATGGTATCAGCGCGGATGTCAGCCCCCAGGCTACGATTACATCTGGAGAAATAAACGAAGATATGATGCAGAATGTTATCCCTAAAATTCTTGCGCAGCACCCTACTGTAAAATTAGAGTTGGGAGGTTCAAGCGAGGATGCACAAAAAATTCAGACTGAACTTTTTGTCGGAGCCATTATTGCACTTATCCTAATTTATGGGTTGATGGCCATACCTCTACGCTCTTACTCGAAACCAGTTGTTGTTATGTCAGCAATACCGTTTGGGATTATCGGAGCCATGGTGGGTCACCTTATCCTTGATTTAAACTTGAGCATGTTCTCTTTCTTTGGCCTCATTGCTCTATCCGGAGTTGTAGTAAACGACAGCTTACTGATGGTCGACTTTATTGGTCGAGCAAGAGCTGAAGGTATGTCGAGAATTGATGCAGCAGTAAACGCAGGTACTCGAAGATTCCGCGCGATCATTTTGACATCGTTAACTACATTCTTTGGCTTACTTCCAATAACAACAGAAACAAGTTTACAAGCACAGCTTGTTATACCAATGGCAGTATCATTAGCCTTCGGTATCGTATTTGCTACGGTAATTACATTGATTTGGGTTCCTTGTCTTTACGTTTTCCTTGGTGGAATAAAAGACTGGTTTTTAAAACGCGACCCTAAAAGTCTAGAAAACAAGCAAAAAGAAGCTTACGAAAGTAACTAG
- the pyk gene encoding pyruvate kinase translates to MLKRTKIVATLGPATDTEEAIRSLIEAGANVFRLNFSHGEANDHIERANKIRKIAKDMDRYIGILGDLQGPKIRISKFKDGKVNLKAGDTFTLDAELGVNDGDSTTVGIDYKDLPRDVTVGNHLMLDDGRIQFEVTETTGTTIICKVIVGGVLSNNKGINLLGGGLSAPALTQKDKDDIYTAVSMSVDYLAVSFPRSAEDMEYARHLLYEAGGSCALVAKIERAETVNDDAILDEIILASDAVMVARGDLGVEIGDAQLIGVQKKIIDRARTLNRVVITATQMMESMIHNPIPTRAEVFDVANAILDGTDAVMLSAETATGDNPARTVDAMANVCMGAENQSLAKTSSHRMDISFDRIDETIAMAAMYSANHLKGVKAIIALTESGSTALWLSRIRSGIPIFALSRNLSTLRKVSLYRGVEALEFDPTVLARHDVNRLAVEELVSHGYVNHSDLVIITKGDSMGTLGGTNAMKIVRVGEVV, encoded by the coding sequence ATGCTTAAAAGAACTAAAATTGTTGCTACTTTAGGCCCTGCAACAGACACTGAAGAAGCTATTCGCTCATTAATTGAAGCGGGTGCAAATGTCTTTCGACTAAACTTCTCTCATGGCGAAGCCAATGACCATATTGAACGAGCCAATAAGATTCGAAAAATAGCCAAAGACATGGATCGGTACATCGGCATATTAGGCGATCTGCAAGGCCCTAAAATTAGAATCTCAAAGTTCAAAGACGGAAAAGTTAACCTTAAAGCAGGCGATACATTCACACTAGACGCTGAACTTGGAGTTAACGATGGTGACAGCACCACGGTAGGGATCGACTATAAAGATCTACCTCGTGATGTTACCGTTGGAAACCACCTGATGCTGGACGATGGTCGTATTCAATTCGAAGTCACGGAGACAACTGGCACAACCATAATCTGTAAAGTCATTGTTGGCGGTGTGTTAAGCAATAACAAAGGTATCAACTTACTTGGCGGAGGTTTATCAGCCCCTGCTCTGACACAGAAAGACAAAGATGATATTTATACCGCTGTTAGCATGAGCGTTGACTATCTGGCAGTATCATTCCCACGAAGCGCAGAAGACATGGAGTACGCACGTCATTTGCTTTATGAAGCTGGTGGTAGCTGTGCACTGGTCGCCAAAATTGAGCGAGCAGAAACAGTCAACGACGATGCTATCTTAGATGAAATTATTCTGGCATCTGATGCAGTGATGGTTGCCCGAGGTGACCTTGGCGTAGAGATTGGCGATGCACAGCTTATTGGCGTTCAGAAAAAAATTATTGATCGGGCACGAACACTAAATCGTGTCGTAATTACCGCTACCCAGATGATGGAGAGCATGATTCATAATCCAATTCCAACTCGAGCAGAAGTATTCGATGTTGCTAATGCTATTCTCGATGGCACTGATGCTGTCATGTTAAGTGCAGAGACAGCTACGGGTGATAACCCAGCGAGAACAGTTGATGCCATGGCGAACGTATGCATGGGTGCGGAGAACCAGTCACTGGCAAAAACCTCCAGTCATCGAATGGATATTTCCTTCGATAGAATTGACGAAACTATAGCTATGGCGGCCATGTACAGCGCCAACCACCTGAAAGGCGTTAAAGCGATTATTGCCCTAACCGAATCTGGCTCGACAGCCCTTTGGTTATCCAGGATACGCTCAGGAATTCCTATTTTCGCCTTAAGCCGCAACCTGAGTACCTTACGGAAAGTATCTTTGTACCGAGGAGTGGAAGCTCTTGAGTTTGACCCGACCGTACTCGCCAGACATGACGTAAATCGCCTCGCAGTAGAAGAACTGGTGAGTCATGGCTATGTTAACCACAGTGACCTGGTTATTATCACTAAGGGTGACTCCATGGGAACTCTTGGCGGAACCAACGCAATGAAAATTGTTCGTGTTGGCGAGGTAGTCTAA
- a CDS encoding HpcH/HpaI aldolase/citrate lyase family protein, with product MESSISYRPRRTMLYVPTHVDRYMEKARTLDADSIIFDFQESVPPQYKEAGRDILRRELSQSTDYNHSELVVRINPIDGEWGKGDLEAIADLKIDAVLIPRVESAAQLLETIDVIDQSRPDKVDIMVNIESPLGVLHAEEICAASDRLVAIVIGTTDLSNELKVNQTKDRLGLLPSLSIVMLAGRAYKKCVIDGPHFDLKSVEACEYSCRQARDLGFDGKAVVHPIQLDYTNDAFTPKQVDIRRAKDIIEAIEKANAEGRNVAVLDDRLIEPSLREWAERVIALYNTVKELGQNELLGSVR from the coding sequence ATGGAATCGTCAATCAGTTATCGTCCACGTCGCACCATGTTGTACGTACCGACACATGTTGACCGTTACATGGAAAAGGCTCGCACACTGGATGCCGACAGTATAATTTTTGATTTTCAGGAATCCGTTCCGCCACAGTATAAAGAGGCTGGACGCGACATATTACGCAGAGAGTTATCACAATCGACCGATTATAACCATTCAGAGCTGGTGGTTCGAATTAATCCGATTGATGGAGAGTGGGGCAAGGGCGACCTTGAAGCTATTGCTGACTTGAAAATAGATGCGGTATTAATTCCTAGAGTTGAGTCAGCAGCACAGCTATTAGAAACAATTGACGTTATTGATCAAAGCCGGCCGGATAAAGTTGATATTATGGTTAACATCGAAAGTCCTCTCGGTGTGCTTCATGCAGAAGAGATTTGTGCTGCGAGCGATCGCCTTGTGGCTATTGTTATTGGTACGACCGATTTATCGAATGAGTTAAAAGTTAATCAAACTAAAGATCGTCTGGGTTTATTACCGAGTCTGTCTATTGTTATGCTGGCGGGGCGAGCCTATAAAAAGTGTGTCATTGATGGTCCTCATTTTGATCTGAAAAGTGTCGAAGCCTGTGAGTATTCTTGTCGTCAGGCAAGAGATCTGGGTTTTGATGGAAAAGCTGTCGTACATCCTATCCAGCTAGACTATACTAATGATGCTTTCACTCCAAAGCAGGTTGATATACGTCGTGCCAAAGATATTATTGAGGCAATCGAAAAAGCGAACGCCGAAGGTCGTAATGTCGCGGTACTTGATGATAGGCTGATCGAGCCATCTCTAAGGGAGTGGGCTGAGAGGGTTATCGCTTTATACAATACAGTTAAAGAGCTGGGACAAAACGAACTGCTAGGCTCTGTTCGATAG
- a CDS encoding DMT family transporter: protein MSAVVLAFLNTVDIGIGELFALASALTWATAVIIFKVAGETLSATSLNLFKNMLGASLLIPTAMFMEGLTMPQLTSWEWFITLASGFIGIAIADTWYFLALKKVGAGNTAIVASLYSPFVIGLSVLFLGESLNIMQIMAFVLVLLGIFLVTYQKNRKHVDAKTFVEGLFFAVGAVFLNAVGIVMVKRILEGDGFFWLITLRLLGGIAGTIMLLIVSNKLVGVIKEIKEPRGWGMLITASVLATYITMMFWLAGYKYTDASTASILNEMTNVFIVVFAWLFLKEELPRRKLLGIVLAFVGVAVFISY from the coding sequence ATGTCTGCTGTGGTATTAGCTTTTCTTAACACTGTTGATATTGGTATTGGCGAGCTATTTGCTCTGGCCAGTGCGCTGACCTGGGCAACGGCGGTCATTATTTTTAAAGTCGCGGGGGAGACTCTCAGCGCCACATCGCTTAATCTCTTTAAAAATATGCTTGGGGCTTCTCTGCTCATCCCTACCGCCATGTTCATGGAAGGGCTGACAATGCCTCAACTGACCTCGTGGGAATGGTTCATTACTCTGGCCAGTGGATTTATAGGTATTGCAATTGCTGATACCTGGTACTTCCTGGCCCTGAAAAAGGTCGGTGCCGGTAATACGGCTATTGTCGCCAGTCTCTACAGCCCCTTCGTCATAGGCCTTTCTGTTCTTTTCTTGGGCGAAAGTCTGAACATTATGCAAATAATGGCTTTTGTTCTAGTTTTGCTAGGCATCTTCCTTGTTACCTATCAAAAGAATCGTAAACATGTAGATGCGAAAACTTTCGTTGAAGGATTGTTTTTTGCCGTTGGTGCTGTTTTCCTCAATGCGGTTGGCATCGTTATGGTTAAGCGTATTCTGGAGGGAGACGGATTTTTCTGGTTAATCACATTAAGACTGCTGGGCGGAATTGCAGGGACTATCATGTTGCTTATAGTTTCAAATAAGCTGGTGGGAGTAATTAAGGAAATTAAAGAACCCAGAGGGTGGGGGATGTTGATTACTGCTAGCGTTTTAGCAACCTATATTACAATGATGTTCTGGCTGGCTGGCTATAAATATACTGACGCCAGTACTGCCTCTATTCTAAATGAGATGACAAATGTTTTTATCGTCGTTTTTGCCTGGTTATTCCTGAAAGAAGAGCTACCCAGAAGAAAGCTTCTGGGTATTGTTCTGGCGTTTGTTGGTGTGGCAGTTTTTATTAGCTATTAA
- a CDS encoding acyl-CoA synthetase: MKYQFEDILQQDSSGKWNWNLPQSFNICEACIDQHTDTDIAHRQAMIIENETTGEHSATYQQLSDYTSQFANLLKSLSFKARERVLIRLPNSIDYPVAFFGCIKFGAVSVPTSTLLSASEVAYLAKDSGATILVTDKSMWPELSSELKDTDVKTVLLCGEGELPQSSNIRLIDMTQALQKQSSDFDIFPSQINDPAYLVYTSGTTGYPKGVLHAQRALLGRLPASRYWFDLDDSSNERIMHSGKFNWTYVLGSALMDPLLHGHTVIAYEGTNDANTWPTLIAKHECSIFIGVPTIYRQIVQKTDYSGSDLPSLKHCMSAGEHLSDEMQQVWTKRFGAPIYEAIGMSEVSYYISQNKNEEVVPGAAGFVQPGHYVDLLDSEGEPVEQGEEGMICINDQDPGLFLEYWQLPEETKTARHDGWFFTGDYARQDEKGYIWFLGRKDDIINTFGFRVSPHEVERVFKAHPGVADCVAVGETIGPDKTLVSLCIIRDPGSTVTEDELIQYGLKHLAKYKAPKKVHFMEDYPRTKNGKVLRKQLIQQLHSKEAL; encoded by the coding sequence ATGAAGTACCAGTTTGAAGATATTCTACAGCAGGACAGCAGTGGGAAGTGGAACTGGAATCTTCCACAAAGCTTCAATATCTGCGAAGCCTGCATCGATCAACATACAGATACTGACATTGCCCACCGTCAGGCAATGATTATTGAGAACGAGACAACGGGCGAACACTCGGCTACCTACCAGCAGCTCAGTGACTATACCTCTCAGTTTGCGAACCTTTTAAAGTCGCTATCGTTTAAGGCTCGTGAAAGAGTATTAATTCGTCTGCCTAACTCGATTGACTATCCTGTCGCATTTTTTGGCTGTATCAAGTTTGGTGCGGTATCAGTGCCAACTTCCACTTTATTATCAGCCAGCGAAGTCGCCTATTTAGCTAAAGACTCTGGTGCGACGATACTGGTTACCGACAAGTCGATGTGGCCAGAACTTTCATCAGAGCTGAAAGACACCGACGTCAAGACTGTTTTACTGTGCGGGGAAGGGGAGTTGCCACAAAGTAGTAACATCCGGTTAATTGACATGACACAGGCGCTTCAGAAACAGTCCAGTGATTTTGATATTTTCCCCAGTCAAATCAATGATCCAGCCTATCTTGTCTATACCTCTGGTACGACGGGCTATCCGAAGGGTGTGCTACATGCCCAGCGTGCTTTGTTAGGACGATTACCGGCAAGCCGTTATTGGTTTGATCTTGATGACAGCAGCAATGAGCGCATCATGCACTCGGGTAAATTTAACTGGACCTATGTTTTAGGTTCTGCGCTGATGGACCCTCTGTTGCATGGCCATACCGTTATTGCCTATGAGGGCACCAATGATGCCAATACCTGGCCGACTTTGATCGCGAAGCACGAGTGCTCGATTTTCATCGGTGTTCCTACCATTTATCGACAAATCGTTCAGAAAACAGATTATAGCGGTAGTGACCTGCCATCATTAAAACATTGCATGAGTGCAGGTGAGCATCTTTCTGATGAAATGCAGCAGGTCTGGACAAAACGTTTTGGTGCACCGATTTATGAAGCCATTGGTATGTCTGAGGTTTCCTATTACATATCACAGAATAAAAACGAAGAAGTGGTACCGGGTGCCGCGGGGTTTGTTCAGCCGGGCCATTATGTGGATCTGTTGGATAGTGAGGGGGAGCCAGTAGAACAAGGCGAGGAAGGAATGATATGCATAAACGATCAGGACCCCGGCTTATTCTTAGAATACTGGCAGTTACCAGAAGAAACAAAAACAGCTCGACATGACGGCTGGTTTTTTACGGGCGATTATGCCCGACAGGATGAGAAGGGGTATATTTGGTTTTTAGGTCGCAAAGACGACATCATTAATACGTTCGGCTTTCGTGTGTCACCGCATGAAGTTGAGCGCGTGTTTAAAGCTCATCCGGGGGTTGCTGACTGTGTTGCCGTGGGGGAAACCATTGGTCCCGATAAGACCTTGGTTTCGCTTTGTATTATCAGAGATCCCGGCAGCACAGTAACAGAGGATGAGCTTATCCAATATGGTCTGAAGCATCTGGCTAAATATAAGGCACCGAAAAAGGTTCATTTCATGGAAGATTATCCTAGAACTAAAAATGGCAAAGTTTTGCGAAAACAATTGATTCAACAATTACACAGTAAAGAGGCACTCTAA
- a CDS encoding HpcH/HpaI aldolase/citrate lyase family protein → MQEHSFLEKVDEQMVLGGFWPGIQLYYPPVKYSPADGIYETMEQASHRMRKYAHNTNAHTLLFDLEDGCRQKEMSRELLRKELPLFEDRNFQIALRINPFRTDEYEEDLKLIKECSEYIDVIILAKAGEVYGAAEIRDLSAWLVGVNPKIEIQPIIEHPRSLKISPELMQYSTVRHVVFGIHDFSKAMAIHLTPEGWIDELKTYLRMLLLEARIAGKGVIGGVEVLINKTPMPESYIEPNEVRRWLDLHGERESHVVHQHALVEAQMGLTGKQVIHPFHVHLCKTAFTPSPLQIQRNVDILKAAIAADALLGGAIKFEGEMLDPPMFGKALQSLLRAYALKSLGDKDKAFAIEVIKKMPVHVIRENWPYGMV, encoded by the coding sequence ATGCAAGAACATTCTTTTTTGGAAAAAGTCGATGAGCAAATGGTATTGGGAGGATTCTGGCCGGGGATTCAGCTGTATTATCCACCTGTAAAGTATTCTCCTGCCGATGGAATTTACGAGACAATGGAGCAGGCATCGCACCGAATGCGAAAATATGCCCACAATACTAACGCCCATACACTGTTATTTGATTTGGAAGATGGTTGTCGGCAAAAGGAAATGAGCCGTGAGTTACTGAGAAAAGAACTCCCGCTATTCGAAGACAGAAACTTTCAGATCGCCCTCCGTATTAACCCTTTCCGTACCGACGAGTACGAAGAAGATTTAAAACTCATCAAAGAATGCTCCGAATATATTGATGTGATTATTTTGGCCAAAGCAGGCGAAGTCTACGGAGCCGCAGAGATTCGTGATCTATCGGCCTGGTTGGTTGGCGTTAATCCAAAGATTGAAATTCAGCCGATTATCGAGCATCCGCGTTCGCTTAAGATTTCGCCCGAGCTTATGCAGTACTCAACGGTACGTCACGTGGTTTTTGGTATTCACGATTTCTCGAAAGCCATGGCGATTCACCTGACTCCGGAAGGTTGGATTGACGAATTAAAGACTTACCTGCGCATGTTGTTGCTTGAGGCACGTATTGCGGGTAAGGGTGTAATTGGTGGTGTCGAAGTGTTAATTAATAAAACACCGATGCCTGAATCCTACATTGAGCCCAATGAAGTTCGACGTTGGCTGGATCTGCACGGAGAACGTGAGTCGCACGTGGTACATCAACATGCCCTGGTCGAAGCTCAAATGGGTTTGACTGGTAAGCAGGTCATTCACCCATTCCATGTTCACCTGTGTAAAACTGCTTTTACACCGTCGCCGCTACAAATTCAGCGTAATGTTGATATTCTTAAAGCAGCAATTGCAGCAGACGCGTTACTTGGCGGTGCGATTAAGTTTGAAGGGGAGATGCTGGATCCCCCAATGTTTGGTAAGGCACTGCAGTCATTGCTTCGTGCATATGCGCTGAAATCATTAGGCGATAAAGATAAGGCTTTTGCGATAGAGGTTATCAAGAAAATGCCTGTCCACGTTATTCGCGAGAACTGGCCTTACGGCATGGTGTGA